A single Ketogulonicigenium vulgare WSH-001 DNA region contains:
- a CDS encoding GNAT family N-acetyltransferase encodes MQKPRAAPDFQIIAGFPPDQRDRVAALYWQAFGRKLRPVLAPRAMAHRFLNIALRPDHAISAVRPDGRVLGVVGFCSADGALVYDHGLALLQTYGARSARWRVKVLRHLLRDEAPAPDAFQMDGLFVDPAARGFGIGSQLLQAFADEGRRRGYRIARLEVANTNARACQLYARHDYLAVQTAGIGGLRWLFGYRSTTTMELVL; translated from the coding sequence ATGCAAAAGCCCCGCGCGGCACCTGATTTTCAGATCATCGCGGGCTTTCCACCAGATCAACGTGACCGCGTGGCGGCCCTGTATTGGCAAGCGTTTGGGCGCAAATTGCGCCCGGTGCTGGCGCCGCGCGCCATGGCACATCGTTTCCTGAATATCGCCCTGCGCCCCGATCATGCGATCAGTGCGGTCAGGCCTGATGGCCGCGTGCTGGGGGTGGTGGGGTTCTGCTCGGCCGATGGGGCTTTGGTTTACGACCACGGGCTGGCGCTGCTTCAAACCTATGGCGCGCGCTCGGCGCGCTGGCGGGTCAAGGTGCTGCGCCACCTGCTGCGGGACGAGGCCCCTGCCCCGGACGCCTTTCAGATGGATGGCTTGTTCGTCGACCCCGCTGCGCGCGGCTTTGGCATCGGCAGTCAGTTGCTGCAGGCGTTTGCCGACGAGGGCCGCCGGCGCGGCTATCGCATCGCGCGGCTAGAGGTCGCCAACACCAATGCCCGCGCCTGCCAACTATATGCCCGTCACGACTATCTGGCGGTGCAGACCGCTGGCATTGGCGGCCTGCGCTGGCTGTTTGGCTATCGCAGCACCACGACGATGGAACTGGTGCTTTAG
- the moaD gene encoding molybdopterin converting factor subunit 1, translated as MNILYFAWLRERIGQRQEQMTPIATTVGALIDELSARSAGHASAFADRAAIRAAVDQELVDLDASIIGAREIAFFPPMTGG; from the coding sequence ATGAATATCCTGTATTTCGCATGGCTGCGCGAACGCATTGGGCAGCGTCAGGAACAGATGACACCCATCGCGACGACCGTAGGGGCGCTGATTGACGAGCTATCCGCGCGCAGTGCCGGCCACGCCAGCGCCTTCGCCGATCGCGCCGCGATCCGCGCCGCCGTCGATCAAGAGCTGGTTGATCTGGACGCCAGCATCATCGGCGCGCGCGAGATTGCATTCTTTCCCCCGATGACCGGAGGCTGA
- a CDS encoding EAL domain-containing protein, translating into MAVFDTSAEVLARNNPTDPLQHALASREADIPRLVTEALAQDRARLVFMPVVAASGGQRIAFHEGLIRLLDENGRLIPAGSFMAEVEETGLGRDIDATALRLGINMLQVNPHLRLAINMSARSIGDGTFRRTLEDGIRRTPRIGERLILEISENSAMLMPEVVIRFMAEFRPHGITFALDDFGAGLTAFRYLRDFLFDMVKIDTIFIRGIHASPDNQVVTEALVSVAHQFGMFAVAEGVETADEAAFLQELGVDCLQGYLFGVPSGVIS; encoded by the coding sequence ATGGCGGTGTTTGATACGTCGGCCGAGGTTTTGGCCCGCAACAACCCCACAGACCCGCTGCAACATGCCCTTGCCAGCCGCGAGGCTGATATTCCGCGCCTCGTGACCGAGGCATTGGCGCAAGATCGCGCCCGTTTGGTCTTTATGCCCGTTGTCGCGGCGTCGGGCGGCCAGCGCATCGCCTTTCACGAGGGGCTGATCCGCCTGCTGGACGAAAACGGCCGGCTGATCCCCGCTGGCAGCTTCATGGCCGAGGTCGAGGAAACAGGCCTGGGCCGGGATATCGATGCGACGGCTTTGCGTCTGGGGATCAATATGTTGCAGGTCAATCCGCATCTGCGCCTTGCGATCAATATGTCGGCGCGTTCTATTGGTGACGGCACCTTTCGCCGCACGTTAGAGGACGGCATCCGCCGCACGCCCCGCATTGGCGAGCGGTTGATTCTAGAGATCAGCGAAAACTCCGCCATGCTGATGCCGGAAGTCGTCATCCGCTTTATGGCCGAATTTCGTCCGCATGGGATTACCTTCGCGTTGGATGATTTTGGCGCGGGGCTGACGGCGTTTCGATATTTGCGCGATTTCCTGTTCGATATGGTGAAAATCGATACGATCTTTATTCGTGGTATCCATGCCTCGCCCGATAATCAGGTCGTGACCGAGGCACTGGTCTCGGTCGCGCATCAGTTCGGCATGTTCGCCGTCGCCGAAGGGGTCGAGACCGCGGATGAGGCGGCGTTCTTGCAAGAACTTGGTGTCGATTGTTTGCAGGGCTATCTATTTGGTGTGCCCTCTGGCGTGATCAGCTAG
- a CDS encoding DUF465 domain-containing protein encodes MALSAHIEELRRKHKVLSEAVEAEQKKPAPDGLAVLKLKKQKLFLKEEIGRLQLQ; translated from the coding sequence ATGGCATTGTCTGCGCATATCGAAGAGCTGCGCCGTAAACATAAGGTACTGTCAGAAGCCGTCGAGGCAGAGCAGAAAAAGCCTGCGCCAGATGGTTTGGCCGTTCTCAAGCTGAAGAAACAAAAACTGTTCCTGAAGGAAGAAATCGGCCGCCTGCAATTGCAGTAG
- the pgsA gene encoding CDP-diacylglycerol--glycerol-3-phosphate 3-phosphatidyltransferase — translation MTWNVPNILTVLRMLAAPGVPLIYLFCDGEMAALAALILFVAAAVTDWFDGYLARKWDQQSRFGAMLDPIADKAMVVLALMVLVGASDLNGWLLFPATLILLRETFVAGLREFLGADAQLLQVTKLAKWKTTAQMVSIALLFLGLALDGGFFWSLGLILIWIAGALTLISGADYLRKSMSFLAGPK, via the coding sequence ATGACCTGGAATGTACCCAATATCCTGACCGTGCTGCGCATGTTGGCCGCGCCGGGCGTGCCGCTGATCTACCTGTTTTGCGATGGTGAAATGGCGGCACTGGCGGCGCTGATCCTGTTCGTTGCCGCTGCCGTGACCGATTGGTTCGACGGATATCTGGCGCGCAAATGGGATCAGCAAAGCCGCTTCGGCGCGATGCTGGACCCGATTGCAGATAAGGCGATGGTCGTGCTGGCGCTGATGGTGCTGGTCGGCGCATCCGATCTGAACGGTTGGCTGCTGTTCCCCGCCACGCTGATCCTGCTGCGCGAGACTTTCGTGGCGGGCCTGCGCGAGTTTCTGGGCGCCGATGCACAACTGCTGCAAGTGACCAAGCTGGCGAAATGGAAGACCACTGCGCAGATGGTCTCCATCGCGCTGCTGTTCTTGGGGCTTGCGCTGGATGGTGGGTTTTTCTGGTCGCTGGGCCTGATCCTGATCTGGATCGCAGGCGCGCTGACGCTGATCTCGGGTGCGGATTACTTACGTAAATCAATGTCTTTCCTTGCAGGGCCGAAATGA
- the greA gene encoding transcription elongation factor GreA has protein sequence MEKIPLTRTGFDKLDVELKHLKSVERPAIIAAIAEARAHGDLSENAEYHSAKEKQSFIEGRIKELEGVISLAEVIDTSRLSGTIKFGAMVTLVDEDTDEEKAYQIVGEYEADVENGRLNIKSPLARALIGKDVGDSVEVRTPGGDRSYEVLNIVYG, from the coding sequence ATGGAAAAGATTCCGCTGACCCGCACCGGTTTCGACAAGCTGGATGTCGAGCTTAAGCACCTGAAATCTGTCGAGCGCCCCGCCATCATTGCGGCAATTGCCGAGGCACGCGCCCATGGTGACCTGTCTGAAAATGCGGAATACCATTCGGCCAAGGAAAAGCAGTCCTTTATCGAGGGCCGCATCAAAGAGCTGGAGGGCGTTATCTCGCTGGCTGAGGTGATTGATACCTCAAGACTGTCGGGTACGATCAAATTCGGTGCGATGGTCACGCTGGTCGATGAGGATACCGACGAGGAAAAGGCCTATCAAATCGTCGGTGAATACGAGGCCGATGTCGAAAATGGCCGTCTGAACATTAAATCGCCCTTGGCGCGTGCGCTGATCGGCAAAGATGTCGGCGATAGTGTCGAGGTTCGCACCCCCGGCGGAGACCGCAGCTACGAAGTTCTGAACATCGTCTACGGCTAA
- a CDS encoding electron transfer flavoprotein-ubiquinone oxidoreductase, with translation MTRDVMEYDVIIVGAGPAGLSAAIRLKQLSPDLSVVVLEKGAEVGAHILSGAVLDTSALSRLIPDWAARGAPIRQAVTEDQMLLLGASRHLRIPNMLMPPMMHNDGAFIVSMGEVTAWMAREAEALGVEIFAGMAASELLFDDAGAVQGVVAGEFGLIADPENPAGIPGPHYEPGVALHGKYTMLAEGARGSLSKQVIAHFDLDADCDVPKFGIGLKELWQIDPAQHVPGRVTHVMGWPLGLGTTGGGFIYHAEGGLVSIGLIVDLNYKNPYLDPYLEFQRLKHHPLIAKLLSGGQRIGYGARAVTKGGFQSIPQSAFAGGMLLGCAAGLVNLPRIKGNHNAMQSGIDAAEAAFAAIGAGRAGDRVADYDQTLRTGPVGQDLRPVRNVAPLNGRFGLLGGLALGGFDMWCQTLFKASIFGTLLHGKTDAAATQPASQHRPIDYPKPDGVLSFDRVTNLAYSGTNHDEGQPAHLRLTDPALPLSLNLPIYAEPAQRYCPAGVYEIVTDDNGPRFQINFQNCVHCKTCDIKDPAQNITWVTPQGGDGPTYPGM, from the coding sequence ATGACGCGCGATGTGATGGAATATGATGTCATCATCGTAGGTGCAGGCCCTGCGGGGCTATCGGCTGCGATCCGGCTAAAGCAGCTATCGCCCGATCTGTCAGTGGTCGTGCTGGAAAAAGGGGCCGAGGTCGGCGCGCATATTCTGTCGGGTGCGGTGCTGGACACGTCGGCGCTGTCGCGACTGATCCCCGACTGGGCCGCGCGCGGCGCACCCATCCGGCAGGCGGTGACCGAGGATCAGATGCTGCTGCTGGGCGCATCGCGCCATCTGCGCATCCCCAATATGCTGATGCCCCCCATGATGCATAACGATGGCGCGTTCATCGTCTCAATGGGCGAGGTCACCGCCTGGATGGCCCGCGAGGCCGAGGCACTAGGTGTCGAGATTTTCGCAGGCATGGCCGCCAGCGAATTGCTGTTTGACGATGCGGGCGCGGTGCAGGGCGTCGTTGCGGGCGAATTTGGACTGATTGCAGACCCCGAGAACCCCGCCGGCATTCCCGGCCCGCATTATGAACCCGGCGTCGCGCTGCATGGCAAATACACCATGCTGGCCGAGGGCGCACGCGGATCGCTGTCCAAACAGGTCATCGCGCACTTTGATCTGGATGCCGATTGCGATGTGCCAAAATTTGGCATCGGTTTGAAAGAATTATGGCAGATCGACCCCGCCCAGCACGTCCCGGGCCGCGTCACCCATGTGATGGGCTGGCCGCTGGGCCTTGGCACGACCGGCGGCGGGTTTATTTATCATGCCGAAGGGGGTCTGGTCTCGATCGGGTTGATCGTCGATCTGAATTACAAGAACCCCTATCTTGATCCCTATCTGGAATTCCAGCGGCTGAAGCACCACCCGCTGATCGCGAAACTGCTGTCGGGCGGCCAACGCATCGGTTACGGCGCGCGGGCGGTGACCAAGGGCGGCTTTCAATCCATCCCGCAATCGGCCTTTGCGGGTGGGATGCTGCTGGGCTGCGCTGCGGGTCTGGTGAATCTGCCCCGTATCAAGGGCAACCATAATGCGATGCAATCGGGCATTGATGCGGCCGAAGCCGCCTTTGCCGCCATTGGCGCGGGCCGCGCTGGCGATCGCGTCGCGGATTACGATCAGACCCTGCGGACGGGACCCGTTGGCCAAGACCTGCGCCCCGTGCGCAATGTCGCGCCATTGAATGGGCGGTTTGGACTGCTGGGCGGTCTGGCCCTTGGCGGGTTCGATATGTGGTGCCAAACACTGTTCAAGGCATCTATTTTTGGCACGTTGCTTCACGGCAAAACCGATGCTGCGGCAACCCAGCCCGCCAGCCAACACCGCCCGATCGATTACCCAAAACCCGATGGTGTGCTGTCATTTGACCGCGTCACGAACCTTGCCTATTCGGGCACCAACCATGACGAGGGCCAACCCGCGCATCTGCGCCTCACCGACCCTGCCCTGCCGCTCTCGCTGAACCTGCCGATCTATGCCGAGCCCGCGCAGCGCTATTGCCCCGCCGGCGTCTATGAGATCGTCACCGACGACAATGGCCCGCGCTTTCAGATCAATTTTCAGAACTGCGTGCATTGCAAGACCTGCGACATCAAAGATCCGGCGCAGAACATCACTTGGGTCACGCCGCAGGGCGGTGACGGGCCGACCTATCCGGGCATGTAA
- a CDS encoding tRNA1(Val) (adenine(37)-N6)-methyltransferase yields the protein MEQPTVTHDDFLGGQLRLTQPRHGFRAGIDAVLLAAACPAKAGESVLELGCGVGTALLCVGRRVEGLDLTGIEVQADYAALARANAATNGIDATIVTADLTALPADLRQRQFHHVIMNPPYYERASSTPAQDSGRDRALAGAQMSDWIGMGARRLRPKGSLTLIQRITRLPEVLAAATGQIGSISVLPLAARAGRAPDLFLMRGIKGGRAAFRLLAPRVLHHGDRHQQTADYAPEIEMVLRHGGALHWDSIPADM from the coding sequence ATGGAACAGCCGACTGTAACGCATGACGATTTTCTAGGCGGCCAACTGCGGCTGACCCAGCCCCGGCACGGCTTTCGCGCGGGCATTGATGCGGTATTGCTGGCCGCCGCCTGCCCCGCAAAAGCGGGTGAAAGCGTGCTGGAACTGGGCTGCGGCGTCGGCACCGCGCTGCTGTGCGTCGGGCGGCGCGTTGAGGGTCTGGATCTGACGGGGATCGAGGTGCAGGCGGATTACGCGGCACTGGCGCGCGCAAATGCCGCCACGAATGGTATTGATGCCACGATCGTGACCGCCGACCTGACCGCCCTGCCCGCCGATCTGCGCCAGCGGCAGTTCCATCACGTCATTATGAACCCGCCATATTACGAGCGTGCATCCTCGACCCCCGCACAAGACAGCGGGCGCGACCGCGCGCTGGCGGGGGCGCAGATGAGCGACTGGATCGGCATGGGCGCACGGCGGCTGCGGCCCAAAGGCAGCCTCACGCTGATCCAGCGAATCACCCGCCTGCCCGAGGTTCTGGCCGCTGCCACGGGGCAAATCGGCTCAATTTCCGTGCTTCCGCTTGCTGCGCGGGCAGGACGCGCGCCTGATCTATTCCTGATGCGCGGCATCAAAGGCGGGCGCGCAGCTTTTCGCCTGCTGGCACCGCGCGTTCTACATCACGGCGATCGGCATCAACAAACGGCTGATTACGCGCCCGAAATCGAAATGGTCTTACGCCATGGGGGTGCGCTGCATTGGGATTCAATCCCCGCCGATATGTAA
- a CDS encoding 4-(cytidine 5'-diphospho)-2-C-methyl-D-erythritol kinase — protein sequence MLKGLLNIFRGGGAPREPLVPPSPVRPVAAPVALQEFAPAKLNLALHVTGQRGDGYHLLDSIVAFASIGDEVTVVPAHALSLTVTGPFAHRVPLGAENLVMRAAESLRRARNVDKGGLIKLNKLLPTAAGLGGGSADAAAVLRLLARYWQVDPLPADHPDVVALGADVPVCLSAPAPQRMQGIGEVISPLDGLQRCGLVLVNPMVELATPDVFGALAAKDNDPITQLGPQHPDFDSQVSWLASLRNDLLAPAEKLAPVITEALDVLRKTPGIQHVTMSGSGATCIGFVRDMGVARNAARSIQISRQNWWVTPAQLLA from the coding sequence ATGCTGAAAGGCCTGCTGAACATATTTCGCGGTGGCGGCGCACCACGTGAGCCCTTGGTGCCACCCTCGCCGGTGCGGCCCGTCGCGGCGCCTGTCGCGCTGCAGGAATTCGCACCTGCAAAGCTGAACCTTGCGCTGCATGTCACGGGACAGCGGGGCGATGGCTATCATTTGCTGGACAGTATTGTCGCCTTTGCCAGTATCGGCGACGAGGTCACCGTCGTGCCGGCCCACGCGCTGTCGCTGACCGTGACCGGCCCCTTTGCCCATCGCGTGCCGCTGGGTGCGGAAAATCTGGTCATGCGCGCCGCCGAAAGCCTGCGCCGCGCGCGCAATGTCGACAAGGGCGGTTTGATCAAGCTGAACAAACTGCTGCCAACGGCTGCGGGTCTTGGCGGCGGCTCGGCCGATGCGGCGGCCGTTCTGCGGCTGCTGGCGCGCTATTGGCAGGTCGATCCGCTACCCGCCGATCACCCCGATGTGGTGGCCTTGGGCGCAGATGTGCCGGTGTGCCTCAGCGCCCCCGCCCCCCAACGCATGCAGGGGATTGGCGAGGTCATCAGCCCGCTGGACGGGTTGCAACGCTGCGGCCTTGTGCTGGTGAACCCGATGGTCGAGCTGGCAACGCCCGATGTCTTTGGTGCGCTGGCGGCAAAGGACAACGATCCCATCACGCAGCTCGGCCCCCAGCACCCGGATTTCGATTCGCAGGTCAGTTGGCTTGCCAGCCTGCGCAACGACCTGCTGGCCCCCGCCGAAAAGCTGGCCCCCGTTATCACCGAGGCGCTGGATGTGCTGCGCAAGACGCCCGGCATCCAGCATGTCACCATGTCGGGATCTGGCGCGACCTGTATTGGTTTTGTGCGCGACATGGGCGTGGCGCGCAATGCGGCGCGTTCGATCCAGATCTCGCGCCAAAACTGGTGGGTCACGCCCGCCCAGCTGTTAGCTTAG
- a CDS encoding tetratricopeptide repeat protein encodes MPFAIRSMLKRTSVIKAGFAATVLAFGPGIGANAQQAAADEVAVAVDRGAYLAGRFAAMHEDFLGAAPYLARALEADPTNAPLASDALSAFIGADNRDAAFALAQAITGATRTSQLANTVTLASAAIDGNWRGMFEQLEAGRSAGPLIDGLARGWGHLGLGETADAISAFDEMVENPPSRVIGQFHKGLALAMVGDFEGADAALSQPAADGVPMTGPAVLALAEVRSQLGDNPGAIALIDGFFTSNMPPEAQALRDRLEAGDAIPFTRVRSPAQGMAEAYYAVAQIAAQGDDAFVSLLYARLTTWIDPVNDGAQFSTARLLADMGNMVLAEQAYAAVAADSPSSDAAQMGRAMLLADNARTDEALPLVEDLIAAQPENAGYHAVLAAMLRDLDRPADSVTAYSAAIERTPPANRWPLYFSRAVTHHALRDMPSTEADLRAALEQAPDQPIILNYLGYLLIDRNEKLDEGLDMIERAIAATPDNGAVVDSLGWAYFRLGRYADAVVQLERAVLLEPVEYEINDHLGDAYWMVGRKREARFQWQRALSFATGPNAPEGIEPEVIEAIRAKLADGLTAPATAGESDG; translated from the coding sequence GTGCCATTTGCGATTCGTTCTATGTTAAAGCGGACCTCGGTGATCAAAGCGGGGTTTGCTGCGACAGTTTTGGCTTTTGGGCCCGGTATAGGGGCCAATGCGCAGCAAGCTGCCGCAGATGAGGTCGCTGTCGCCGTTGACCGGGGCGCTTATCTTGCCGGTCGCTTTGCCGCCATGCACGAGGATTTTCTGGGCGCCGCGCCCTATCTGGCCCGGGCGTTGGAAGCCGATCCCACCAATGCGCCGCTGGCCAGTGATGCCCTGTCGGCCTTTATCGGCGCGGATAATCGCGACGCCGCCTTTGCATTGGCGCAGGCGATTACTGGCGCGACGCGCACCAGCCAGCTGGCCAATACCGTGACCTTGGCGAGCGCCGCCATCGACGGCAATTGGCGCGGCATGTTTGAACAGCTGGAAGCGGGCCGTTCTGCCGGGCCGTTGATCGACGGGCTGGCGCGCGGCTGGGGGCATCTGGGTCTGGGCGAGACGGCGGATGCGATCTCGGCCTTTGACGAGATGGTTGAAAACCCGCCCTCGCGCGTGATCGGCCAGTTCCACAAGGGTCTGGCCCTTGCGATGGTCGGCGATTTCGAGGGCGCGGACGCCGCCCTGTCGCAGCCTGCCGCTGATGGCGTGCCGATGACCGGCCCCGCCGTGCTGGCGCTGGCCGAGGTGCGCAGCCAGCTGGGCGACAATCCGGGCGCCATCGCGCTGATCGACGGCTTTTTCACCTCCAACATGCCGCCCGAGGCGCAGGCACTGCGTGACCGCCTAGAAGCGGGCGACGCGATTCCCTTTACCCGTGTCCGCAGCCCCGCGCAGGGCATGGCCGAGGCGTATTACGCTGTGGCGCAGATCGCGGCGCAGGGCGATGACGCCTTTGTCTCGCTGCTTTACGCGCGTTTGACGACATGGATCGACCCGGTGAACGACGGGGCGCAGTTCAGCACCGCGCGTCTGCTCGCCGATATGGGGAACATGGTGCTGGCCGAGCAAGCCTATGCCGCGGTCGCCGCCGATTCGCCCAGCAGCGATGCCGCCCAAATGGGCCGGGCGATGTTGCTGGCGGATAATGCCCGCACGGATGAGGCCCTGCCCCTGGTCGAGGACCTGATCGCAGCCCAGCCCGAGAATGCGGGCTATCACGCCGTTCTGGCCGCGATGCTGCGCGATCTTGATCGTCCCGCCGACAGCGTCACCGCCTATAGCGCCGCGATCGAACGTACGCCGCCTGCAAACCGCTGGCCGCTGTATTTCAGCCGCGCCGTCACGCATCATGCCCTGCGCGACATGCCCAGCACCGAGGCCGATCTGCGCGCCGCGCTGGAACAGGCACCAGATCAGCCGATCATCCTGAATTATCTGGGTTATCTGCTGATTGACCGCAATGAAAAGCTGGACGAAGGTCTGGATATGATCGAACGCGCCATCGCCGCGACGCCCGATAATGGCGCGGTGGTCGACAGCCTTGGCTGGGCCTATTTCCGGCTTGGCCGCTACGCGGATGCGGTGGTGCAACTGGAGCGCGCCGTGCTGCTGGAGCCTGTGGAATACGAGATCAACGACCACCTTGGCGATGCCTATTGGATGGTCGGCCGCAAGCGCGAGGCGCGTTTTCAGTGGCAACGTGCGCTCTCCTTTGCCACCGGCCCCAACGCCCCCGAGGGTATCGAGCCCGAAGTGATCGAAGCCATCCGTGCAAAGCTTGCCGACGGGCTGACAGCCCCGGCAACCGCCGGCGAAAGCGACGGGTGA
- the yddG gene encoding aromatic amino acid exporter YddG, which produces MTRNLATMIGFVAVLLWATLAVLTVGSGAVPPLLLNAICFAIGGVIGLGWLAATGGFAALRHVPFSAYAFGSIGLFAYHFLYFSALRMAPPAQAGLLNYLWPLLIVLLSGLLPGEHIRARHVIGALIAFAGAAVVIGGDLGAGIAPKAGLGYLLAIAAAFFWATYSVGARRFAAVPTGAVAVYCLVTAAFSAGAHVALEPTIWPQGAGQWAAVIGLGLGPVGLAFFVWDIGMKRGDIQLLGVAAYAAPLLSTALLVISGASRPGWGLLAAALLITLGAFIASGQRSSQRRKR; this is translated from the coding sequence ATGACGCGTAATCTGGCCACGATGATCGGCTTTGTCGCCGTCCTGCTATGGGCCACGCTGGCGGTGCTGACGGTTGGATCTGGCGCGGTGCCGCCCCTGCTGTTGAATGCGATCTGCTTTGCCATCGGCGGTGTGATCGGCCTTGGCTGGCTGGCGGCAACGGGTGGTTTTGCAGCACTGCGCCATGTGCCATTCTCGGCCTATGCCTTTGGCAGCATTGGCCTATTCGCCTATCATTTTCTTTACTTTTCCGCCCTGCGCATGGCGCCGCCCGCGCAGGCGGGACTGCTGAATTATTTGTGGCCGCTGCTGATCGTGCTGCTATCGGGCCTGCTGCCCGGCGAGCATATCCGTGCACGCCATGTGATCGGGGCACTGATCGCCTTTGCCGGTGCGGCGGTGGTAATCGGCGGCGATCTGGGTGCGGGCATCGCGCCCAAGGCCGGATTAGGCTATCTGCTGGCCATCGCGGCCGCGTTTTTTTGGGCGACCTATTCGGTCGGCGCGCGCCGGTTTGCGGCAGTGCCAACGGGTGCGGTTGCCGTCTATTGCCTTGTCACAGCAGCCTTTTCCGCAGGCGCGCATGTTGCGCTGGAACCCACGATATGGCCGCAGGGCGCGGGGCAATGGGCCGCTGTCATCGGATTGGGCCTTGGCCCCGTCGGCCTTGCCTTTTTCGTCTGGGACATCGGCATGAAAAGGGGCGACATCCAGTTGTTGGGTGTCGCCGCCTATGCAGCGCCGCTGTTGTCGACGGCGCTGCTTGTAATTTCAGGGGCCAGCAGGCCGGGATGGGGTCTGCTGGCAGCTGCTCTATTGATCACGCTGGGCGCATTTATTGCGTCAGGCCAGCGGTCTTCCCAGCGCAGGAAGCGGTAG
- a CDS encoding polyprenyl synthetase family protein has protein sequence MTPHDRLALALADDLAKVNETLHSYMQSDAAPRIRQVSAHLIDAGGKRLRPMLTVAAARLCGYDGPHHIHLAATVEFIHTATLLHDDVVDDSKQRRGRPTANLLWDNMSSVLVGDYLFSRAFQLMTITGSMPILAALADASATIAEGEVLQLSTARDLSATPETYIRIARGKTAALFSAATRVGAMLAEPGDAIVQAMHDYGDALGIAFQIADDLLDYTGTDAIGKNRGDDLREGKLTLPVIWALDKADAAERAFWTRTIGKGDVQDGDFDAALSIMDKRGSLLATADEARRWAGLAKAALQALPPQPLRETLEELADYVVARLS, from the coding sequence ATGACCCCGCACGACCGTCTTGCATTGGCGCTGGCCGATGATCTCGCCAAGGTGAACGAGACTTTGCACAGCTATATGCAGTCTGATGCCGCGCCGCGCATTCGTCAGGTCTCGGCCCATCTGATCGACGCGGGGGGCAAGCGTCTGCGGCCCATGCTGACGGTCGCTGCCGCGCGGCTATGCGGTTACGATGGCCCCCATCACATCCATTTGGCCGCGACGGTCGAATTCATCCATACTGCGACGCTGCTGCATGATGATGTGGTCGATGACAGCAAACAGCGGCGGGGCAGGCCGACAGCGAACCTGCTGTGGGATAATATGTCCTCGGTTCTGGTTGGGGATTACCTGTTCTCGCGCGCGTTCCAATTGATGACGATCACGGGGTCGATGCCGATTCTGGCGGCGCTTGCCGATGCGTCGGCCACGATCGCCGAGGGCGAGGTCCTGCAACTGAGCACGGCGCGTGATCTGTCCGCGACGCCCGAGACCTATATCCGTATCGCGCGCGGCAAGACGGCGGCGCTGTTTTCGGCGGCGACACGCGTGGGTGCAATGCTGGCCGAGCCGGGCGATGCCATCGTGCAGGCGATGCATGATTACGGCGATGCTTTGGGGATCGCCTTTCAGATTGCAGACGATCTGCTGGATTACACCGGCACCGACGCCATTGGCAAAAACCGTGGCGATGACCTGCGCGAGGGGAAGCTGACCCTGCCGGTGATCTGGGCGCTGGACAAGGCGGACGCGGCCGAGCGCGCCTTTTGGACGCGCACCATCGGCAAGGGCGATGTGCAGGACGGCGATTTTGATGCGGCCCTTTCGATCATGGACAAGCGCGGCTCGCTGCTGGCGACGGCAGACGAGGCGCGCCGCTGGGCGGGCCTTGCCAAGGCCGCATTGCAGGCGTTGCCGCCGCAGCCCCTGCGCGAGACGCTAGAGGAATTGGCGGATTACGTCGTTGCGCGCCTAAGCTAA
- a CDS encoding molybdenum cofactor biosynthesis protein MoaE yields MDIRVTEQPFDGGAELNAFSARVAGAGAVVTFNGVVRDVPGSLQMLEVEHYPGMTELALREAAAQAITRWSLVDVLIIHRYGRLSAGEQIMMVATAAPHRLGAFEAAEFLMDYLKSRAPFWKKEVTADGEAWVEARCSDEEALKRWSPS; encoded by the coding sequence ATGGATATTCGCGTGACCGAACAGCCCTTTGACGGTGGGGCCGAGCTGAACGCCTTTTCCGCGCGTGTGGCCGGGGCGGGCGCCGTTGTGACGTTTAACGGCGTTGTGCGCGATGTGCCGGGCAGTCTGCAAATGCTCGAGGTCGAGCATTACCCCGGCATGACCGAACTGGCGCTGCGCGAGGCGGCCGCGCAGGCGATTACCCGTTGGTCGCTGGTCGATGTGCTGATCATCCACCGCTATGGCCGCCTGTCTGCGGGCGAACAGATCATGATGGTGGCCACAGCGGCGCCTCATCGCCTGGGTGCATTCGAAGCCGCTGAATTCCTGATGGATTATCTGAAATCCCGCGCGCCGTTTTGGAAAAAAGAAGTGACAGCGGATGGCGAGGCCTGGGTCGAGGCGCGCTGTTCGGATGAAGAGGCGCTAAAGCGCTGGTCGCCTTCCTAA